The stretch of DNA CAGCCGACGGGTAGAGGATCGTCCCGGACTTGAGTTCGAGAACGACTGTCGATTGCCAATCGTGGGCTTGCCAGCCTTCGCGTTCAAGTTCTTCGTTGGTCATTTCACGGACCTCGACGATGCGCTGTCCGGCGATATTGTCGTCTGTGGTGGATTCCATTTTGAGTGGGCCTCCACCGCGCGGGGGCCAGACAAATCGAGTCCTACACTACATTCGGATACCAACAATTCGTACTGTTACGTAGGACTAAGTCGGCCGTCACGTCCGTTTATCCGCGATCTTGCCCCTGAGCCCTTCATGATATTCGACGTAGTCGCGCTCTGTCTGAGTTCGATATGCAAGTGTGCGCCCGCCTTCGTATGTGACGACGATGGCCTGCTCGATGGGGTAGGGCCCGTCTTCGTCCGCGTAGTCGACAAGTTCTGCCCACTCATCGGGTGACCCAAGCGGATCGGGATCGCTGAGATCCCCTCCGTTGGCAGCCCAGATCGGGTCGTCCGGTTCTTTGACGGCGGGCTCGAGGCGTTCGATTGGCGTCTTCCCCTCGGCCGGCCACACTCCACGTTCCTCCCAGAATGCTCGCATCTCACGGAGGCTTCGACGGACAGTCCCACGGATGCTGAGGAAGTCAGCGTCTTGCCACCCGTCGCGTGACCAGGATTCGCCTTTGTAGGCGATACCCTGCGGGCCGTTCCAATCGAGACCGATGATGTCCGCAGGCGGGTCCGCTGTGAGATTCGGTTGGGTGAGCTCCTGGATGACGCGCCATTGCTTCGTCGGGCTGGCTCCAAGGAGATGCACACGGTGACCGCGCCAGTTGGCGATATCCGAGAAGTGCCACGCTTTGATGTTTGAACGCCCCATCGCGTATCCGAGGACGAGCGATTCCCCGGGGATATCAGCGTTGGCGACGATATCGATGGCCTCGCGACACTTCGGGACGATGATGATGGTCGCGTCTGGGTAGTCAGATTTGAGTTCGCGGGCGGCGTCGACAAACGTGTGTGCTTCCTCAGGAGTGCGGGCATCGCCAACGACACCGATTTCGGGGTCAACCTCACGGAAGCGGGTGAGATACCGATCGAGGTCGGGCCGATTGAAGTCGTTGTCGAGCATGAGGATCGGGACGTCAACGTTGCGGAGATGTCTATCCTGAATCCGACAGTCCTCGCGAGCGCCGGTAACGAATCCGAGGGCGTATGCCTCAGTCGCAAACGGGGCTCGATGAAGGAACCCGATGTACTCGGCACGACGAGCGACTTCGATAGGAAGCGCGTCCTCTTCGCGTTCTCGTTCGGTGTTGCTGTCGGCCTCGATCTCGGTCCGGTGGTCGGAATGCTCGCCTCCCGAGGCCCGGTGTCTGTCCTCGAGTGTGTCAAGAGTCGCCGGCGAGAGGTACGTGGAGAGGTCGAGTTGGCCGTGGCCGATGCTCTCGACTGAACTGGTATTGGAACTCACCATAGGAAGTGGCCGTCAGGATGGTCAGCTGGCGGCGCACGGCTCCGCCGCCGACAAAAACTGGCGGACGAAATCTCGCCTACGCGGAAGACACAGAAGGGGAGCTCGACGACGAGGATGCTCGTTCGGATGGCTCCACGGATGGGTCACGAAGATGGTCGTAGTCGATCTCGAGGCCAGCGATTCCCTCGACTGCGGCGGTCGCGACGTTCCCGGTGAGGTAGTTCTCGACAGTCGCGTAGCCGTGGAGCCGAGCCCACTCACAGGCGTCGGCGATGAGTCCCCGAAGCACGTTCACCGGGTAAGCGAGGGCGTCGGTCTGGACGCTCGCAGTGGACAGCGTGACGGCTTCGGTGTTGTCCCGGGGGTTCTGCTCCCCGGAGTGGTCTCGAAGGCAGAGTACGGCAACCAGGGAGTCTTCTGGCGTCCGGTAGGCGAAGCACGCGACGAGCGGTGCGGTGTCGTCAGATTCGCCACAGTCGTACTCATCGAGGAACGCCCGGGCGTCGGTGATGAGGGTGGTTTCTCGACGAGCCAGGCGCTCCTCCCGGGTCTGGACGAGTTCCCCCTGGACAAGCGTGCGGGCAGAGGCACACGCAGGTCCGGCTGGTGTGTTCTGGTCGGTGAGGCGGGCCTGATCGGGACTGACGCGACCGGCGGGCCGTCGGGCCTCGATCGAATGACTGGCGAGGACGTATCTGTAGCGCCATTTCCGGTACCTTCCACCCCCAGCACGGCCCTCACGAGAGTGCCAGTCACTCCGGTCGGCTATCGTCGTCCCGAGAAGCTCGAACCCAGCGGCCTGGTACATCGTCCCCACGTTGTTGTTCTGGACACCGGCGTACGTAAGCAGGCGATCGTATCCTTCCAGGCGACTCCACGCACAACAGCGTGAGAGGAGCCACGGGCCGGTATTCGCGGGCCGGTCAGGGTGGGCAGCGAAGCGATACAGTTCGACCGTCCGACCGTCGGCGTTGTGTCGCCCCCGCGGGCGTCCGAGGACCGCCATCGCAACCTCTCGGTCCTGGTAGGTGGCAGTGAGTGCGATTCGGAAGGGCGTGGTCACTGGGTCGTGCTGATACGCGACGTCGGGGTGCTTCAGGAAGCCGTTGACACGCTCACGGACTCTGGACCCACGCTCAGCGCGGAGCGATAGGTGCCCCGTTGACGACGCACCACCGGGCGAGACGAGACGGGGGTCACAGTCGCGGTATGTCCGATAGGCGTGGTAGGCGGCAAGGGAGTCGAATTCCGTCTCGAGTATGACGATCTCCCCGGAGTCGATCATCGCATCGGTCTCGTCTTGGTTGGGGAGGCGACCGATACTGAGTGGGCCCCCTGGCGGGACATACCAGTTGAAGGATCCGATGGAGTCGTCTCCAGTGCATCGCCCGATAGCGTTGAGATATGGGAACGCGATGATGTCGCCGGCGCGAAGCGGCCGTATCACTCTGGACGAGGGGTGGTGATGAGTACTCACGGGAAAGGAGAGGCGTTAGGCGGATGCCCAGCCAAAGAACAGGTACGTGTCTTCTTCGACGTGAATACATCCAGCAGGGCCCCACTTGCTGTCGATTCGAGAGTCCTGTTCGTCGATAAGCTGGCTGGCGTACTCGGCGGGGTCGGTGTCGCCTACTTCGTCGTCGGGAATACGGGTGAACGAGGTTTTCTCCGCGATGGTTCCGGTGTATCTACCTGGGCCATGGTGGTACTGGGCGTCCTCGACGGCGTCGCTAAACGCGCTCTTGGCGTCCTCGCCGTTCGCTCGGGTGAAAAACGTGTGAGCGCCAATCAGCGGTCTCCCTCTAATTCGTCTTCACTAAGGTGAACCGCCTCGGCGTCGTCTGGAACAAGTTCCTCATAGGTTCGGAATTCCTGGCAATCGACACAGAAGACTCCGTTCTCACCGATATCGGAGTCGGTGATGGGGCCATTCTTTGTCACTTCGACATCGATATGTCCGTTCGCAAAGCGATGCACAGCTCCGAACTGTACTTGATGGATGATCCACGAGAACCGTCCGTTTCCACAATCTGGACAGACAAGCAACTCCGATTCGGAGTTCATCTAACGACCTCGTATATTCGCCGGTTTGTACTGCGGCTGGTGGTTGCCATCTTGTTTGGACTCCTCCACCGTCTCGGGGGGCCACAAACAGGGTAAAATCGATCTCGTATGTGAAGGGAGTCATAGAATCGTTCACAGCCGATTTACTGCGGTGCAAGCGGTAGAAAATGTTGAATCATATATACTTACAGAAGCCGCTGCAAGATACAGAGGATACATACAGCACGTCGGCTTCTTATTTTGATGCTGGAGACGTTGAACCACCCACTCAGTAAGCCCCTGGAGTGTCACTTCCGTGAAACCGAAAACCGAGATCGACAACGGGAATTAGAAGAGTTATACGAAACTTCGGAACGCGTTGACTGCTTCCCGGCCGTCATCGGTCAGCTCTACGCGCTTGCTTCGGCCTTCCTTTGATAGTTTGATGTAGCCTGCTTCTTTCAGTGGGTTGACTATCTCCCGATCAAGGATTCGATACTGACCTTTATCTTTCACATCATGTTCGGTGATGAAGGGAAGTTCCATTTCCTCGCCTGCGTCAATTAGGTCTCCCTTTGTCACTACCTCTCCTTTATCGGAATGTCGCTGAATCAGAATCATCAACTTAATCAATTGATCGTCTGGCGCTTTGATATCATACTTTGGTAGCTCAACGATATCCTTGATTTCCGACGGGGCGTCTTCATACTTCCCTGCTCGGACATAATACGGAGTGGCTTCAAAAACCATGCAAGCGATCATCCCCGCGATGGCGGTGACCTTGCTTCCGGTAGAGAGATTCACGTAGACATCTTCATTCTCATATTCTCTGATTTTATCGGCAAATTTCCCGAGAGAATTGTATAGATCGAATAGATCGCAGTGAGTGAGTTCAATTTCGATGCCTCTCTTATCCAGTTCGGCTCTGACCACCTTGAGATACTCTGTCTCTTCTTCATCACCTTCGTGAGTCAGTAGGATCACTTTGTCTGCTTTGAGCCGTTCTGCACTTTCGTACACTCTTTCCTCTTCAAATCCGAGAGGCATTATGTGGATTCGACTAGCTATCTCTCGCTCCATCTCAGTTAGCATCCCCGATTCCATGGGACAGGTAACGTTCTCCAATAACGAGATAGTTTCGATTTCGCATACTATCCATACTATACGCCTAGAAGGTGTCCTGTAGCCGGTATTTTCTAGGCTAGCCTAGAAATACTCTCCATGAGTGCGAAAGTCTGCTACTGTCGCGACAATTTTTTAAGTCAACATACCGTACTATCAGTTAGCACGATAGGACAATGTACAACTCAACGATAGTGTGGTTCAACCCATGCGCTGGGGCACTAAACCAAGCGAACATGGGTCGGAACGATACCGTACTGATGGTGGGTTGTGGGAGCCGTGAGAGCTCAGCCGCAAGTACTGGCTCTTGGGATTTGAAACTTGCCTATCATTCCAGGGCGGGTTGCCGAGAATGGAGGTGATACACATGGCAACCATACACAAGGAGGTCAAGGACTTCCTGGACGACAACGGTCGGTCGACGACTGGAGATATGTCCAGCGAACTCGGGTACACCACTCGGCAGGTTCGGAAGGCTTGCAAGGACCTCCTCGCTGACGACGAGATCGAAGGCTCAAAGTCTAAGCGCATTCCCGCGTACATAATCAACGGTGAGTACGTCGTTGTGACTGAGAGTCGAGGTCAACTCTTGGAGATCGTCAAGAAGCATCGACCCAGCGCTCATTCGCGAGCAAAGGCGATGTCGACGGACGAACTCCAGAGTTTCGTCCGTGGCGATATCGCGGACGACGTCGTCGGAGGACCCGAAATCTGGGAGTTCTGGCAGTAGGCCAGTCCCAGTGGTTGTATAGTGCGCTAGCTGTTTTCGCGTCCGTGGCAGACGGCTACTTCGATATCAGTAAACGGCGAGTCCTCTGGGCGGATGTAATCAATTCTGTCTGCGTGAGCGAACAAGCGTTGTATGTTCTTCTCGTCGATGCTGGCCGGACGATTTTCCGGACCATGAGGACCAGAATAAACAGCTTGGAACTTTCCGTCACCTCTATGCAACACGTAGTGTCCGCCCTCTGCAGACTCGAATCTCACACAAATTGAACTCTCAGAGTTCTGGAGGTCGACGATAAATTCCTCAAAGGACAATTCTAGATCGTGAGTATCGTCCTTGATCGTGTAATACTCGTCAATTTGTTTTCCTCGTGACTCGATTGGCGGCTCCTGTTTCCCCGGTCGGCGTGTGAGATTTCTACTCATTATTGACCCCACCTACCTTGTGAATCAGGCAGCAGGATTGTATAACCGGGGGATGAGCGAAATGCTTGATGGCCGACGATGAATACCATATTAGAGCCAATTCACTTTCTCACGATCTCGTCGCTGGGCCTTCGGCGGCGCCTCGCGTGCGAACTGTTCAAAAGAATTTCTCGAATATTTGTCCTGCAGTTAAAATCACAATCGGAATACCGACCAACACAAAGGTAGCCACGAGGAACTCGCTGAGACTCTCCGAACCAACGCCACCGTACTAGAAAAGTACCCACATCTGGTCCTGCCCGTCTATTATTTCACGTCAGTATACCTATTGTGTTGCTGCCTGTCTCCACTATCTCGAGTGCTTCTCTTCGCCCGCTATTTAAGCAGATTGCCGTGCAAGATACGCGCGCTGTATCTTGCACGCGAGTCTTGACAAGACTTGGATAGACAGAGAGCGCAGAGCTTTCTATGACAGGCTCTCTCGTAATCAACCGACGGTAGTGGGATGCACACTCAGGGTGAATGCCGGGACGATCCACAGTTCCTCGTCGGCGCTGCCGTACTCGGGGTGAGTGTAGTTGCTGGGGTCATCGGGGACATTGTAGCCGTCGATGAGGTTCATGAACTGCCCGGCCCGACAGATCGCGGTTCCGTCCTCGTCGTAGAGGTAAACGTCGGGTTCGGGGTCGAGGTCAGCTTCAGAGCCTTTCGAGAGGCGATCGCACCAATCGGTGCGGTTGTGGGCTTTGTTAAACAGTTCAAGACCACGTTCGCTCGCGACGGGGACGGCCTCAGGAAGTGCGCCCCAGTCAATATTGAACGGACGAACGTCTGACTCGTCGGCTTCATGGAGAAGTTCAAACGATCGTCCATCGTAGCCGGCGGGCTTCTTTGGGGCGTTCTCTTGAGCGTCGAATGCGAGGGTGGCCTTAACGATCGCCTCAAAGCGAGACCTCGCCGGCACGACGGTGAACGCCAGATCGTCGATACGTTTCTCGTAGGTCACGGAGAGGTCGTCGTGGAGGGGTGCATAGGGATCCTCCGATTCAACTTCCTCGTCGCGATCACACTCCTTACAGAGATTCCGATCAGGGTCAACGGGGCGGTCACACTGTGCACATCGCGGGGCTTCGTCGACTGGGGAATCGCCAGGATCGCTGGGGCCGTAGTGCTCGTTTTCGTAAGACGTCCCTCTGAAGTCGTCTTCGTCATAGAATCTGCGGTCGTCATCCCAAGGGCTGTCGATGGTCATTGAGAGGCTCCCTACTCCACAATATGCCATCATCTCTTATAAACGAGCGCGAGCACCGATGACGATCTAGTAGCAAAAGCGGGGTCACTGAGAGCGGGCCCGAGATGTGGCCTGATCGCGAGAATCGGCTTCTTAGCGGCGCTGGCCGTTCTCGAACAAAAAGAGGGTGTTGGCCTCCTTCCCGCCGAGGGTCCGCTGATCGGTGGCAGTATCCGCAAACAGCGTCCCCTGGAGGCCGGACGCGTCCTCGGGGACCGTCCTCTCACCGTTCTGAGCGCGGATGGCCGCGGGAGGACGGTCGTCGATGAACTCGTCGGAGCCACCGGTCTCAATTCGAGAGGAGCGCTCTCCAGTGTCAACGTCGACTCCGTGGTGAAAGAGTGTGGTCTCGAAGGGTTCGTCGTTGAGAGCAAGCAAACCCGCCTCGTCGACGGTCTTCGTCTCGGGGGTTTCAGAGTCGTCCTGGGCCTCACTTTCGGCTGTCACGAAAACAGACTGGTGATGTACACTGAACGAGGGGTGTTGAGTCGGTGCGCTGGTGCTGGTGTCGGTATCGTCAGTCATGGGTCGTGTGGGCTAGTGATGCAGATGGGACAGGCGTTCCCGCACCGCGTCGGGGGCGACAAATGAGCAGGCGGTAGGCGGGCCGGGGGTGAACTGGCACTGATAGATGCAGGCCTGCCGGGGCACTAGACCTCGAATTCCAATGTATGGTCGGACGTGGAGCCGTCGAAGTTTGTATTCCCATTGAGGAGGGAGATACGGAGCGTATCGAAGTCTCCATCGAGGGTTCCTGTCATCAAAATAGGCCCGTACCAGAACCCTGCTCCGTCGCGAATCTTGCTCTCGGAGCAGCTAGGGTCGTGGCTGTATCCGAGCGAGATTGTCGCGGTCGATCCCCGGACGTAGAGATGGTTTACGCCGAAGAAGCCGCATTTGTCTCGGTAGTGGAGACCCCCCGTCGCCGTGAACACTCTATTGTCGTCGACGGTGAGTTCGAGACTGTCCATCCGGTAGTTCGTGCCGGGCGGGCTCACGACCCAGTCCTCAATGGTCGAGTTGTGGACGGTCACGTCAGCGAGTGCTTTCCCGGGCTCGGGATCGTTGTAATACGGGTTCCACTCGTTCGTGGGTGGTGAGGTGATCGGCCCGACGTAGGCACGATTTAGCGGGTTGAATCGATGATGAAATCTGACCCGTGATGGAGAGAGGTCGCCAGGCATCACACCAGGACCTTTCGGCAGTCCCTTCGGTCCGTCTACGTCAGGGTCAGAGTCGGAGATTGATTCGGGGGTTCTCTCGCTGGTGTCGGGTTGGATCGTCGCCGTGGGCGTTCTCGCAGGAGTCTGCTCGCCACCGGTTTCAGTTTCGTCTTCGTCAGTCGTGTTCTGCTCGGCATTAACGGGGTCTGCGCCGAAGACGCTGAGACATCCAGCGAGGCTGGCGAGCCCAACTGTCCCAATACTGCCGAGGGCAGCCCGACGGGGTACTTTTTGAGTATCACTGTGAGTGGCTGTCTTCGAGCGGGAGGGCGGATTATGAGCGGGCATCGTGAGAGCGGTCCTATTCCTACACCTGCTCGCGTTCGTCGCTGGACCGGTCTGCCTCCAGTGCTCGTTTCGCCCGGAGCTGTCGGGCCTCACATTCGGTAAGGGCCTCTTCGGGGACGCTGAGGTAATCGAGCGCCCAGTCTTCGATTTCGGGGAGCGTCATCGGGTAAGGGAGTTCGTGATGCCCGACGGGACGGGCGAGGAAGGAGCCATCATCGTCGCGAATGTCTTTATTATAGAATCCAAGGAAGTATCGCTCGAGGCCGTCCACTCCTGGACCATCCATAATGGTGATCATGGTGAAGGAGCCCGGTTCAAACAGTGATTCGAGGCTGAGGGTTGGGTATGTGGAGGTGATGTTCACAAGTACAGTCGGAGCGGGCTTGGTAATAAGCGAGACCGAATTACATCAAATGTGGCGGCTACAGCACTTGTGAGGGGCATGTCTCGTCTGTCTTGACCCCGTTGGTATCGTCCACACAGAACTGCCTATTCCACAAGTCGATCTGGAGTCGTTCGCAGAACCGACACCAGGCGGTGTTTTCCTCGTATGGATGTCGATTCGGATCGAGCAGGTTTCCACAGATACACTCAATCAACGGGTCGGCAACGTCAGGACGGCTCGACTCCCCGGCACCGAACGCGCTGAGGGGAACGACCCGCGAGCGCTCGGGTTCGGCCGCTGGGTCTGCCGCCTCGTCGGCGTAGGCAGCTGCGATGAGTTCGTCGACGGCATCACCGTAGTCCATGTACGCTTGGAGAGTGCGAATCCACGCAGGGACGCGGTCTGCCCACTCGGGATCAGTCACCCGAGCATAAGCGGCTTTTGAGTGCCAGGACGTCGTATCGGCCGAATCGAGTGCCCGGAGGGTCCCGGCGTCTTCAAGAACGGTCTTCGAGATTCCGAACCCGTGGAGCGCATACTTCGAGGGGATGGCGTCGCGCAACTCCCGAATGATCGCCCGAACTTCGCTTGTTTTGTTCGGGCGAAGAATTGACCCGATGCCAAGCGTTGGTGAGGCGAGGCCGTGCTCTTTGAGGTAGTCGAACGACCACAGATACCCTTCGATATCGTGCCCCTGCAAGACGGCAACGGGTTCGGCGGTGAGACCGGCGTCCTCCGCAGCTTCCAAGCAGTAGACGTGGTCGCGTATTGACCACTCCTGGTGGGTGCGGATATCCCGGTCGGCGTCGCGAAGAAGATCGAGGGCACACGCCCAATCCCGGAGCGTGTACTTTTCGATTTGATCGTCGTACTCGCTCAAGTAGGCAACATAGTCGTCGATGCTCGTCGGATAATGGTTGAACTTCTTCTGAACGCTGTACCCGCCGGAATCGATGAACCAGTTCGGCCCCTCGAAAGGGCGATTGTCCCGGCGAGCGTAGGATATCATCGCGTATCCGGGGTGTGGGATGGCGTTGAGGTCGACACCAGCAGCGAGAAGCGCTTCCAGGTCGTCGAGATCGAGTGCGTCGGGATTTGTGGCGGCAAGTGCAGCCGTCCCGATGGCTTTTCGCGATGATCCGGACCCGACCGTGTAGTGGAACTTGAACCGCACACTCTCCTGTACTCCGGGCGATAGCGATTCACCGTGAGAAGGCGATTGCTGACCGGGACTGGCGGGTGCTTCTGAGGACATCGTCTCTGATCTCGCGCACCCTCCAGCGAGCGACAAACGGAGGCAGTCGGGTGGCTTGGCGACCGAGCAATTCGGGGTTAACGAGATGCACAGTTTGTCGCAGATTGAATCGGAGTCGAAATCTCAGCTATTTGATTCGTCCAGGAGTTCGATGGTGACGACCGCCTCAAGATGATGCCACAGTAGACCAGACCGAAACGTCTCAGTAAGGGTTGTTGCACAATCACAGCGTGTCATAGAATTAGTCTCAGCCGGTTAGCAGGACTGCGCACTGAGCGACAAAGGAACTACTAGACACGATTGATATCTAAAGTGGTATACAAGATATAGAGCGTGAGTTCAGCAGAAGAATTGATCTTCGACTCTAAGTATTAGACGACTAAAATATTTGTAAGAAGGGCTGCATGCTGCCACTATGTCGGAGAAGCCTCAGGTTCGGACCCTCATTAAGAACCCGAATAGGTTCAACGAAATCTCAAGTCAGTATGATAATGACGTAGACTGCTATGAGAACCTTCTCAGACAGGCTAAACGCTCACTGGAGACATTTGAAGAATATGCTGAATTCCACTCGATTTGTCTTGAACACGGACCGACGTCATACGTTAAAGAACAGCTTGAAGCGAACGCTGTCCGATCATTAAAAAATATGGTGTTACAAACGAGTACCGCCGGTAAACGGTTCCCGATTCACACAGCAGCGCAGTTCCGTCACCGTGTAGAATTATACCGTGATTTAGGTATTGAATCGGTGACCCAACGCTCGGCTGCTTTTACACTGCTTGAATATATTTTCGATGCTGTCGAAGATCAAGCTCGTGACAAAGACGAAGGATACGGCTACAAAGTCCTCAGCCGACTGTTGTGTGAACAACCCACTCCTGCAGGCGACCTTACTGCAATTTTGGTCCGCGCTCGATTCGTTGTTGGCGCGTTGACAGCGGGTCGGCAGATGTCGCTGGATACGTTTGCTGGTGAGATGATTGCAAACTTGCCAGACCCTAAAAAAGACGATGGAGCAACGGCTTCAGAACAACTTCAAAGAAGTCAAGAACGAAATTATGAGGATTCAGAAAAAGTAGAGCTAGCCGCGTCGGCACTGTCCCGGGGTGGGGGTGAAGAGATACTGGAAGAATATCTCTATCTGAGTGCAAGAGAAGTCCCCGAACAATATCGACACGGAGGCGATAACCCGTGGCGAGGTGAACTCCAGCTTGCAGTCCACCAGTGGGAATGTATATTGAACACTTTTTCTGAAACCTATTCAAGCGAACGCCGCGCTCGCAGCCGATCCTATTATCACATCGTCCAAGGGGAGCTGAGTAGTGGCGGACAATGGCGATCACAACGTGATGAGCGATCTCTGCCGGATGTGAATTTCTTGCGTGCTACAAACCATTATGTCAATGCAGCAGTTGAAATCCGTGAGATTGACCCAGCCCGATATATTAAGTATCTCAGCAAATCATTCCGTCATCAAGCTACTGCGGCACATTACAGAGAGTGGGGACCATGCCGCGGATGGTTAGCGACTCAAAAGATACACGAGCAGGCAATTGAAATCGTAATTAATGCTGTCGATGAATTTGATGAGACTGAGCGCCTCAACGAAACGCTATCAGAGACGGTTGCTCGACATAATTTCCGGGAGCACAGAGCGGCTGCAGTGGTCGCATTTGAG from Haloplanus rubicundus encodes:
- a CDS encoding deazapurine DNA modification protein DpdA family protein, coding for MRFKFHYTVGSGSSRKAIGTAALAATNPDALDLDDLEALLAAGVDLNAIPHPGYAMISYARRDNRPFEGPNWFIDSGGYSVQKKFNHYPTSIDDYVAYLSEYDDQIEKYTLRDWACALDLLRDADRDIRTHQEWSIRDHVYCLEAAEDAGLTAEPVAVLQGHDIEGYLWSFDYLKEHGLASPTLGIGSILRPNKTSEVRAIIRELRDAIPSKYALHGFGISKTVLEDAGTLRALDSADTTSWHSKAAYARVTDPEWADRVPAWIRTLQAYMDYGDAVDELIAAAYADEAADPAAEPERSRVVPLSAFGAGESSRPDVADPLIECICGNLLDPNRHPYEENTAWCRFCERLQIDLWNRQFCVDDTNGVKTDETCPSQVL
- a CDS encoding HFX_2341 family transcriptional regulator domain-containing protein — translated: MESGMLTEMEREIASRIHIMPLGFEEERVYESAERLKADKVILLTHEGDEEETEYLKVVRAELDKRGIEIELTHCDLFDLYNSLGKFADKIREYENEDVYVNLSTGSKVTAIAGMIACMVFEATPYYVRAGKYEDAPSEIKDIVELPKYDIKAPDDQLIKLMILIQRHSDKGEVVTKGDLIDAGEEMELPFITEHDVKDKGQYRILDREIVNPLKEAGYIKLSKEGRSKRVELTDDGREAVNAFRSFV
- a CDS encoding XF1762 family protein, with translation MIDSGEIVILETEFDSLAAYHAYRTYRDCDPRLVSPGGASSTGHLSLRAERGSRVRERVNGFLKHPDVAYQHDPVTTPFRIALTATYQDREVAMAVLGRPRGRHNADGRTVELYRFAAHPDRPANTGPWLLSRCCAWSRLEGYDRLLTYAGVQNNNVGTMYQAAGFELLGTTIADRSDWHSREGRAGGGRYRKWRYRYVLASHSIEARRPAGRVSPDQARLTDQNTPAGPACASARTLVQGELVQTREERLARRETTLITDARAFLDEYDCGESDDTAPLVACFAYRTPEDSLVAVLCLRDHSGEQNPRDNTEAVTLSTASVQTDALAYPVNVLRGLIADACEWARLHGYATVENYLTGNVATAAVEGIAGLEIDYDHLRDPSVEPSERASSSSSSPSVSSA
- a CDS encoding DUF6610 family protein, which codes for MVSSNTSSVESIGHGQLDLSTYLSPATLDTLEDRHRASGGEHSDHRTEIEADSNTEREREEDALPIEVARRAEYIGFLHRAPFATEAYALGFVTGAREDCRIQDRHLRNVDVPILMLDNDFNRPDLDRYLTRFREVDPEIGVVGDARTPEEAHTFVDAARELKSDYPDATIIIVPKCREAIDIVANADIPGESLVLGYAMGRSNIKAWHFSDIANWRGHRVHLLGASPTKQWRVIQELTQPNLTADPPADIIGLDWNGPQGIAYKGESWSRDGWQDADFLSIRGTVRRSLREMRAFWEERGVWPAEGKTPIERLEPAVKEPDDPIWAANGGDLSDPDPLGSPDEWAELVDYADEDGPYPIEQAIVVTYEGGRTLAYRTQTERDYVEYHEGLRGKIADKRT
- a CDS encoding winged helix-turn-helix domain-containing protein encodes the protein MATIHKEVKDFLDDNGRSTTGDMSSELGYTTRQVRKACKDLLADDEIEGSKSKRIPAYIINGEYVVVTESRGQLLEIVKKHRPSAHSRAKAMSTDELQSFVRGDIADDVVGGPEIWEFWQ